In Anseongella ginsenosidimutans, one genomic interval encodes:
- a CDS encoding non-canonical purine NTP diphosphatase produces MPEKKLVFATNNLHKLEEVRQMLGPEFTLFSMKEIGCKEDIPETGSTFRENASIKARYIHERYGLDCFADDSGLEVDALGGAPGVFSARYAGSHGNAAANIDKLLRELKDKDVRSARFRAVIALIVGGNEHFFEGTVNGSIRPGRSGEGGFGYDPVFQPEGYDITFAEMKPEEKNRISHRGRAIEQLIAFLT; encoded by the coding sequence ATGCCAGAGAAAAAACTTGTATTCGCCACCAATAACCTGCATAAGCTGGAAGAAGTCCGGCAGATGCTGGGGCCGGAATTCACCTTGTTCAGCATGAAAGAGATCGGCTGCAAGGAAGACATCCCCGAAACGGGAAGCACTTTTCGGGAAAACGCCTCTATCAAAGCCCGCTATATCCATGAACGATACGGCCTGGATTGCTTTGCAGATGACAGCGGACTGGAAGTAGATGCGCTCGGCGGCGCTCCCGGCGTTTTTTCCGCACGCTATGCCGGCAGTCACGGCAACGCAGCCGCCAATATTGACAAGCTGCTCCGCGAACTTAAAGATAAAGACGTACGCAGCGCCCGTTTCCGCGCAGTGATCGCATTGATCGTGGGCGGCAACGAACATTTTTTTGAAGGTACCGTGAATGGCAGTATCCGCCCCGGCAGAAGCGGCGAGGGCGGCTTTGGCTACGACCCTGTTTTTCAGCCGGAAGGCTATGACATCACCTTCGCCGAAATGAAACCCGAAGAAAAGAACCGCATTAGCCACCGGGGAAGAGCTATTGAGCAACTCATCGCTTTCCTCACCTAA
- a CDS encoding AAA family ATPase, which yields MTVPFSSDVAGITALNEACARAKKEIGKMIVGQDAIVESVMIAIFCNGHCLLVGVPGLAKTLLVQTVARVLDLSFNRIQFTPDLMPSDITGSEILDEERHFRFVKGPVFANIVLADEINRTPPKTQAALLEAMQERAVTVGGKQNRLEQPFFVLATQNPIEQEGTYPLPEAQLDRFMFNIFLDYPTFEQEVQVVKNTTANQVQDLQKVLNAEEIIAFQQLVRSVPVTDHVLEYAVKLASKTRPGTFLASEDVNNYLTWGAGPRASQYLVLGAKCHAAIKGKYAPDIEDVQAVALPVLRHRIVRNYKAEAEGITIEEIIQKLL from the coding sequence ATGACAGTTCCGTTTTCATCAGACGTGGCGGGAATTACCGCCCTGAACGAGGCTTGCGCCAGGGCAAAGAAGGAGATCGGCAAAATGATCGTAGGTCAGGATGCCATCGTGGAATCAGTAATGATCGCCATTTTCTGCAACGGGCACTGCCTGCTGGTGGGCGTACCCGGGCTGGCTAAAACCCTGCTCGTACAAACTGTCGCCCGGGTGCTTGATCTGAGCTTTAACCGCATCCAGTTTACCCCGGACCTGATGCCTTCCGATATTACCGGCTCCGAGATCCTGGATGAAGAACGTCATTTCAGGTTCGTGAAGGGCCCTGTGTTCGCAAACATCGTGCTGGCCGATGAGATTAACCGGACGCCTCCAAAAACGCAGGCGGCATTACTGGAAGCTATGCAGGAACGGGCTGTTACCGTCGGTGGAAAACAGAACAGGCTGGAGCAACCCTTTTTCGTGCTGGCAACGCAGAATCCAATTGAGCAAGAAGGCACCTATCCGCTTCCCGAAGCCCAGCTTGACCGCTTTATGTTCAATATTTTCCTGGATTACCCCACCTTCGAACAGGAAGTGCAGGTGGTAAAAAATACGACCGCCAACCAGGTACAGGACCTGCAGAAAGTACTGAACGCAGAAGAGATTATCGCCTTTCAGCAGCTGGTGAGATCAGTACCTGTAACCGACCACGTACTGGAATACGCCGTGAAACTGGCAAGCAAAACCAGGCCGGGTACTTTCCTTGCCAGCGAAGATGTAAATAATTACCTTACCTGGGGCGCCGGCCCCCGCGCCTCCCAATACCTGGTACTTGGCGCTAAATGCCATGCCGCTATCAAAGGTAAATACGCACCCGACATCGAAGACGTCCAGGCCGTAGCCCTGCCCGTATTACGTCACCGCATCGTCCGCAACTACAAAGCCGAAGCCGAAGGAATCACCATCGAAGAAATTATCCAAAAACTCCTTTAA
- a CDS encoding peptidylprolyl isomerase produces the protein MNKIFLLLAGMIAGTAAMAQESSIDEIIAVVGDKIILKSDVENQYALYLRENQTPNEAIKCTILQGLLSQKLLVAQAEIDSLAEKNANFPAQVEAELDKRVQFFVRSYFGGSVAELERFYGKPLLQLKEEFREQIGDQMKAELMQMEITAGLDVSPADIRKYYNSVPPDSLEIYNTEVEVGQIVIYPKVTEAQKMVARTRLAALRAEIQAGEDFERLAIVNSDDPGSASSGGDLGFVSRGQMVPEFEAAAFRLKEGELSQIIETEYGFHLIQGIERRGEQIHVRHILIKPEYSKVELDSARKLLAEVREKILVDTLSFAAAAVEYSDDELTRGNGGIFAPQGRQGFNMIPLDKINEYTGDAGIFNIIDTMEVGQISKPLVYVNQQTGEQGYRIVYYKSRSEPHRASLETDYPRLRNAALAVKQEEVVEEWFKDKITEQYVRIDESYQSCESLQHWLRASAQFEN, from the coding sequence ATGAATAAAATTTTTCTTTTACTGGCGGGAATGATTGCGGGCACAGCTGCCATGGCGCAGGAAAGTAGTATTGACGAAATAATCGCTGTGGTGGGGGACAAGATCATCCTCAAGTCGGATGTCGAAAACCAGTACGCGTTGTATCTGAGGGAGAACCAGACGCCCAACGAAGCGATCAAATGTACCATCCTGCAGGGGCTTCTTTCGCAAAAATTGCTGGTGGCCCAGGCGGAAATTGACAGCCTCGCAGAAAAGAATGCCAACTTTCCCGCCCAGGTGGAAGCCGAACTGGACAAAAGGGTCCAGTTTTTCGTGCGCAGCTATTTCGGCGGATCGGTCGCAGAACTGGAGCGCTTTTACGGAAAGCCCCTCCTCCAGCTCAAGGAGGAATTCCGGGAGCAGATCGGCGACCAAATGAAGGCTGAATTAATGCAAATGGAAATTACCGCCGGGCTGGACGTTTCCCCGGCTGATATCAGGAAATATTATAATTCCGTGCCGCCCGACAGCCTGGAGATATACAATACGGAGGTGGAAGTAGGGCAGATCGTTATTTATCCGAAAGTGACCGAAGCGCAGAAGATGGTGGCCCGTACCCGGCTCGCGGCGCTGAGAGCGGAAATACAGGCGGGAGAAGATTTCGAGCGGTTAGCCATTGTAAATTCGGATGACCCTGGGTCTGCCAGCAGCGGGGGCGACCTTGGTTTTGTCAGCCGCGGTCAAATGGTGCCGGAATTTGAAGCTGCCGCTTTCAGGCTCAAGGAGGGCGAGCTTTCCCAGATCATCGAAACGGAATATGGTTTTCACCTGATCCAGGGCATAGAACGCCGTGGTGAGCAGATACACGTGCGGCATATTCTTATCAAACCGGAATATTCCAAGGTAGAGCTGGACAGCGCCAGGAAATTACTGGCAGAAGTGCGTGAAAAGATTCTTGTCGATACCCTCAGCTTCGCAGCAGCGGCGGTAGAATATTCCGACGACGAGCTTACCCGTGGAAACGGCGGAATTTTTGCCCCGCAGGGAAGACAGGGCTTTAATATGATCCCACTTGATAAGATCAATGAATATACCGGCGACGCTGGCATATTTAATATAATTGACACGATGGAAGTGGGGCAGATCAGCAAGCCCCTGGTTTACGTGAACCAGCAAACAGGGGAGCAGGGCTACCGGATCGTGTATTATAAATCAAGGAGCGAACCGCACCGCGCTTCGCTGGAAACCGATTACCCCCGCCTGAGGAACGCCGCTTTAGCCGTGAAACAGGAAGAAGTGGTGGAAGAATGGTTTAAAGACAAAATTACCGAACAATACGTACGCATAGACGAAAGTTATCAAAGCTGCGAGTCCCTTCAGCATTGGTTGCGGGCATCTGCGCAATTCGAAAATTAA
- a CDS encoding alpha-ketoacid dehydrogenase subunit alpha/beta, producing MNRQEYMDTAFFRKVCQLLLRPRLIEEKMLVLLRQGRLGKWFSGIGQEAIAVGAAMAMQENEYILPMHRNLGVFTTRGVPLKRLMSQFQGKMNGFTQGRDRSFHFGSREHRLVGMISHLGPQLAIACGIALADKLSGKGQATLAFTGEGATSEGDFHEALNLASVWDLPVIFLIENNGYGLSTPVSEQYRCQSLAGRAAAYGMEGIQIDGNDVLSVFDTVKKAREYCIREQRPYLIECLTFRMRGHEEASGTGYVPASLLEEWAARDPIAAFERFLREERIMSPQELDSLKSSLREEINADVKASLEEEPGITASAETELADMYAPAAPRDVLSGTDKISKKRFIDALSDSLRLAMQRNPDLILIGQDIAAYGGVFKVTEGFLEEFGRERVRNTPLCESAVIGAAYGLSIAGYRSVVEMQFADFISMGFNQVVNNLAKSHYRWKQPASLVIRMPTGAGTGAGPFHSQSTEAWFIKTPGLKVLYPAFPSDAKGLLLAAVEDPNPVLFFEHKYLYRQLSDEVPEGYYTTPIGKARLVREGRDVSIITYGLGVHWALEVLGRHPEIAADLLDLRSLLPWDKEAVSATVKKTGKVLVLHEDTLTGGFGGEISAWIAEHCFRDLDAPVIRCCSLDTAVPMNPLLEANFLAKSRLEDRLLQLLAY from the coding sequence ATGAACCGGCAGGAGTACATGGATACCGCTTTTTTTCGTAAAGTCTGCCAGCTGCTGCTGCGGCCGCGGCTTATCGAGGAAAAAATGCTTGTTTTACTCCGCCAGGGAAGGCTGGGAAAATGGTTTTCCGGTATCGGCCAGGAAGCCATTGCCGTGGGCGCCGCCATGGCCATGCAGGAGAACGAGTATATCCTGCCTATGCACCGGAATCTGGGCGTGTTTACCACCCGAGGAGTACCCTTGAAGCGGCTTATGAGCCAGTTTCAGGGGAAAATGAACGGGTTTACCCAGGGGCGCGACCGTTCCTTCCATTTCGGCAGCCGGGAACACCGGTTGGTAGGGATGATCTCACACCTGGGGCCGCAGCTGGCAATTGCCTGCGGCATCGCGCTGGCCGACAAACTTTCCGGTAAGGGCCAGGCTACCCTGGCCTTCACCGGCGAGGGAGCTACCAGCGAAGGTGATTTTCATGAGGCCCTTAACCTGGCTTCGGTATGGGACCTGCCGGTGATCTTTCTCATTGAGAATAATGGATATGGCCTTTCCACTCCTGTCAGTGAACAATACCGCTGCCAAAGCCTGGCAGGCCGGGCCGCCGCTTATGGCATGGAAGGAATACAAATTGACGGGAATGACGTCCTGTCGGTGTTCGATACTGTCAAAAAAGCGCGTGAATATTGTATCCGGGAACAGCGCCCCTATTTGATAGAATGCCTTACTTTCCGCATGAGAGGGCATGAAGAAGCTTCGGGCACCGGCTATGTTCCTGCATCCCTGCTGGAGGAATGGGCAGCCCGGGACCCTATAGCTGCCTTTGAACGCTTCCTCCGGGAAGAACGAATTATGTCGCCGCAAGAACTGGATTCTTTAAAAAGCAGCCTGCGGGAGGAAATAAACGCGGATGTCAAAGCTTCCCTGGAAGAAGAACCTGGTATAACCGCTTCCGCCGAAACGGAACTGGCGGATATGTACGCGCCTGCGGCGCCCCGGGACGTACTTTCCGGGACTGATAAAATAAGCAAAAAACGTTTTATCGATGCGCTTTCCGACTCGCTGCGCCTGGCGATGCAGCGGAATCCGGACCTTATCCTGATTGGCCAGGACATTGCCGCTTACGGAGGCGTGTTCAAAGTGACAGAAGGTTTCCTGGAAGAATTCGGCCGCGAAAGGGTGCGAAATACGCCGCTTTGCGAATCGGCGGTGATAGGGGCAGCTTATGGATTGAGCATTGCGGGTTATCGTTCGGTGGTGGAAATGCAGTTCGCGGATTTCATCAGTATGGGCTTTAACCAGGTGGTAAATAACCTGGCAAAATCACATTACCGCTGGAAGCAGCCGGCCAGCCTGGTCATCCGGATGCCTACAGGCGCCGGAACAGGCGCCGGGCCTTTTCATTCCCAGTCGACGGAAGCCTGGTTCATTAAAACACCAGGCCTGAAAGTCCTCTACCCGGCTTTTCCATCCGATGCCAAGGGATTATTGCTGGCCGCAGTTGAAGATCCGAATCCTGTTCTGTTCTTCGAACATAAATACCTTTACCGGCAGCTTAGTGATGAGGTGCCTGAAGGCTATTATACGACTCCTATAGGTAAAGCCAGGCTGGTGCGGGAAGGACGCGATGTATCGATCATTACTTACGGCCTGGGAGTACATTGGGCCCTGGAGGTACTGGGCCGGCATCCGGAAATTGCTGCCGACCTTCTGGACCTTCGCAGCCTCCTGCCCTGGGATAAGGAAGCCGTAAGCGCCACCGTAAAGAAGACCGGGAAAGTGCTGGTGCTTCATGAGGATACGCTTACGGGAGGCTTTGGAGGAGAAATTTCAGCCTGGATAGCCGAACATTGCTTCCGCGACCTGGATGCACCTGTGATCCGCTGCTGCAGCCTTGATACGGCCGTACCCATGAATCCGCTGCTGGAAGCAAACTTTTTAGCTAAATCCCGCCTGGAAGACCGCCTGCTGCAATTGCTGGCTTATTAA
- a CDS encoding outer membrane beta-barrel protein, whose translation MDKWDQEFESKIRKKLSEGRVDFDETAWERMEQQLAERKGRRRLIPLWWLRAAAAVLLAGLGVWAYTGYFRDAGDKTRDIPSLAGNRPPANGELPPVSGEEQPGTKVLPAAPVEEPGASAEGRAEPGKGPVTAAEQRPAAGEQHPAPEDSRPVAGKTPQLTKELAGADLKPNTGEEMQERERWLAAKRERGLDVKGLSSGLALSAAAAPALAADFSGGHKQSGTASISAAGNGVPESGGTDASGTRLPVSGKKGITFSLGLLAAPDLNGVVNFNEGKLGVNMGLGLGVHFSERLSLHTGVVYSQKPYNARPSDYHTGYSPRDLVNIAANCNVIDIPLNLRYTVYRKGLNSISLNAGLSSYLMLREQYEYEYSSAEPRLYEYHNENQHFMGVGNAGLTLERKISDKMSIGLTPFIKVPLTGIGHGGVRLISAGAAVGLTLDMSKKQNTRNK comes from the coding sequence ATGGATAAGTGGGATCAGGAATTTGAGTCAAAGATCAGGAAGAAGCTCTCCGAAGGGCGCGTTGACTTTGATGAGACCGCCTGGGAAAGGATGGAGCAGCAGCTGGCGGAGCGTAAGGGCAGGCGCCGGTTAATCCCCCTGTGGTGGCTAAGGGCCGCCGCAGCGGTACTCCTTGCGGGCCTTGGCGTATGGGCGTACACGGGTTATTTCCGGGATGCCGGCGACAAGACCCGGGATATACCCTCCCTGGCCGGAAACCGCCCTCCGGCAAATGGGGAGCTGCCGCCTGTAAGCGGAGAAGAACAGCCGGGTACGAAAGTGCTGCCTGCAGCGCCGGTCGAAGAGCCCGGGGCATCGGCAGAGGGACGTGCGGAGCCGGGCAAAGGACCGGTGACGGCTGCAGAACAACGACCGGCGGCTGGCGAACAGCACCCGGCGCCTGAAGACAGCCGGCCGGTGGCTGGAAAAACTCCTCAATTAACTAAAGAATTAGCCGGGGCGGACCTTAAGCCCAATACCGGGGAAGAGATGCAGGAGAGAGAACGATGGCTTGCGGCAAAGCGTGAACGCGGCCTTGACGTGAAGGGATTGAGCAGCGGGCTGGCCCTGTCTGCCGCTGCGGCTCCTGCGCTGGCTGCAGACTTTTCAGGCGGGCATAAGCAATCCGGTACGGCAAGCATCAGCGCTGCCGGAAACGGGGTTCCGGAATCCGGAGGAACAGACGCTTCCGGGACCCGCCTGCCTGTCTCCGGGAAAAAGGGGATTACATTCAGTTTGGGGTTACTGGCTGCTCCTGACCTGAACGGTGTGGTAAATTTTAACGAAGGTAAACTGGGGGTCAATATGGGGCTGGGGCTGGGAGTGCATTTTAGCGAACGCCTGAGCCTGCATACCGGAGTTGTTTATTCTCAGAAGCCTTACAATGCCAGGCCGTCCGATTATCATACCGGTTATTCCCCGCGGGACCTGGTAAACATTGCCGCCAACTGCAATGTGATCGATATACCGCTGAACCTGCGTTATACGGTTTACCGGAAAGGCCTGAACAGTATTTCGCTGAACGCGGGGCTTTCAAGTTACCTGATGCTGCGTGAGCAATACGAATACGAGTACAGCAGCGCTGAGCCCAGGCTTTACGAATATCATAACGAGAACCAGCATTTCATGGGAGTGGGGAACGCGGGCCTGACCCTGGAGCGAAAGATCAGCGATAAAATGAGCATCGGCTTGACGCCTTTTATAAAGGTGCCGCTGACCGGTATCGGGCATGGCGGCGTGCGGCTAATCTCCGCCGGGGCAGCGGTAGGCCTGACCCTGGACATGAGTAAAAAACAGAATACAAGAAATAAATGA
- a CDS encoding DUF4998 domain-containing protein, producing MKKTINYILILLAAGWMMSSCEEADSTYKEFIVEGGLVYPGRATSPLAHSGKHKVLLTWLRGTDPSVTSAKVFWDNYTDSVSVPIPANADTISVLIDNLVEKPYSFQIVTYDDKGNVSVPVELLTAAYGDKYQASLLSRPVDLTVSSIDGTLSLQWGSPDIANGAIASELKYVNADDETITMRIPAEINESSVTGLKPGTGFTYRTIFLPDSLSIDTFYTEFRENDSFIFDKEDWEIIDFSSQHGGAANTVENVIDGTDGTRWHSHSGPSSYPHHVTIDMGAERTVTEFAVWRTTFENGGDDRAPDKIQFLVSPDNVTWTDLGIFDFNRFINGEQLFQMPEGTKARYFKLVGVEGPNDTNFVLGEISAYGL from the coding sequence ATGAAAAAGACAATTAATTATATATTAATACTCCTGGCGGCCGGCTGGATGATGTCATCCTGCGAAGAAGCTGATAGTACCTACAAAGAGTTTATCGTGGAGGGAGGATTGGTTTATCCCGGACGTGCGACCTCACCGTTAGCCCATTCCGGAAAACACAAGGTGCTGCTTACCTGGTTAAGAGGAACCGACCCAAGCGTAACGAGCGCCAAGGTGTTCTGGGATAATTACACCGATTCGGTGAGTGTTCCCATACCTGCAAATGCCGACACCATTTCTGTGTTGATTGACAACCTGGTAGAAAAGCCCTATTCCTTCCAGATCGTCACGTACGACGATAAAGGGAACGTCTCCGTTCCAGTAGAGTTACTTACCGCCGCTTATGGCGATAAATACCAGGCAAGCCTGCTGAGCCGTCCTGTTGACCTAACCGTTTCAAGCATCGATGGTACCCTCTCACTGCAATGGGGAAGCCCTGATATAGCCAACGGCGCCATCGCATCGGAATTGAAATATGTGAATGCGGATGATGAGACAATAACGATGCGTATCCCGGCGGAAATTAACGAATCAAGTGTTACCGGGCTGAAGCCAGGGACAGGATTTACTTACCGAACTATTTTCCTGCCCGATTCGCTCAGTATTGACACTTTCTACACCGAATTCCGGGAAAATGACAGCTTTATCTTTGATAAAGAAGACTGGGAGATCATTGATTTTTCAAGTCAACACGGCGGAGCAGCTAATACAGTTGAGAATGTAATTGACGGGACTGATGGTACCCGCTGGCACAGCCATTCGGGACCCTCCTCTTACCCGCATCACGTAACGATAGATATGGGGGCGGAACGAACCGTCACTGAGTTCGCCGTATGGCGGACAACCTTTGAAAACGGGGGCGATGATCGCGCGCCGGATAAGATCCAGTTCCTTGTCAGCCCGGATAATGTTACCTGGACTGATCTGGGAATATTTGATTTTAATCGCTTTATTAACGGAGAACAGCTATTTCAAATGCCAGAGGGGACCAAAGCGAGGTATTTTAAATTGGTGGGTGTAGAAGGCCCTAATGACACCAACTTTGTGCTTGGCGAAATAAGCGCCTATGGCCTTTAA
- a CDS encoding RNA polymerase sigma factor, producing the protein MSADETMLMDNLVKGCLEQNRSSQKALYRQYFGYSMSICLRYAPNREEAVEIVNDGFMKVFTRIGTYDPKRSFKSWLGRIMVNSSIDHYRAAHKHYHHDGLDSALEAEFPVSVIDKLSYDELIGLVQQLPSSYRTVFNLHVIDGYKHEEIADMLSISVGTSKSNLFKARESLKLKIRQQLRPVSPGRPDRMMITSIKLKNG; encoded by the coding sequence GTGAGCGCTGATGAGACCATGCTGATGGATAACCTTGTAAAAGGTTGCCTGGAACAAAATCGTTCCAGTCAGAAGGCTCTTTACAGGCAGTATTTTGGATACTCCATGAGTATTTGCCTGCGTTATGCGCCAAACAGGGAAGAAGCCGTCGAGATCGTTAATGATGGGTTTATGAAAGTTTTTACACGGATCGGAACGTATGATCCAAAGCGCTCATTTAAAAGCTGGCTTGGCCGGATCATGGTGAATTCCTCCATTGATCACTACCGGGCTGCACATAAACACTACCATCATGACGGTCTCGATTCGGCTTTGGAAGCGGAATTTCCCGTTAGTGTTATTGACAAACTTTCCTATGATGAGCTGATTGGCCTTGTACAGCAGCTTCCTTCCTCTTACCGTACGGTGTTTAACCTGCACGTAATTGACGGATACAAGCATGAGGAAATAGCGGACATGTTGTCCATTTCCGTGGGGACTTCCAAGTCAAACTTGTTCAAAGCCCGGGAATCGCTGAAACTGAAGATCAGGCAACAGCTCCGGCCTGTTTCCCCGGGGCGGCCGGACCGGATGATGATAACCAGCATAAAACTGAAAAATGGATAA
- a CDS encoding porin family protein, producing MKKHLLLFAIACMAFGISTSYGQATFGVKAGANLANANFDTGSSLSVKPDAIIGFYAGPTARFDVSSRFAIQPELLLSLQGFKWEFDFETGGEDVGFDATFQNLYLNLPVMARFSATEALHLEAGPQVGLLLSSKVKNEDVSVDWEENNELDFGLNIGAGYQLPMGLSVEARYNFGLANIFGDMEDDNTSVTNRVLSLGLGYTF from the coding sequence ATGAAAAAACACTTACTTCTTTTCGCAATCGCCTGCATGGCCTTCGGGATCAGTACCAGCTACGGACAGGCGACTTTCGGAGTTAAGGCAGGCGCCAACCTGGCCAACGCCAATTTCGACACGGGTTCTTCCCTCAGCGTTAAGCCTGATGCCATCATTGGCTTTTATGCCGGCCCGACTGCCCGCTTTGATGTAAGTTCCCGCTTTGCTATTCAGCCGGAACTTTTGTTATCGCTCCAGGGATTCAAATGGGAATTTGACTTTGAAACAGGAGGTGAAGACGTGGGCTTCGACGCGACCTTCCAAAATCTTTACCTGAACCTGCCGGTGATGGCCCGCTTTTCCGCTACGGAGGCACTTCACCTGGAAGCCGGCCCACAGGTAGGCTTGCTGCTGAGTTCCAAAGTAAAAAATGAAGACGTATCTGTCGATTGGGAAGAAAATAATGAGCTGGACTTTGGGTTGAACATAGGTGCAGGTTACCAGCTTCCCATGGGATTATCCGTTGAAGCCCGCTATAATTTCGGACTGGCTAATATTTTTGGTGACATGGAAGATGACAATACGTCCGTTACCAACAGGGTGCTTTCCCTTGGTCTCGGCTATACGTTTTAG
- a CDS encoding DUF5000 domain-containing lipoprotein encodes MNINRILLVFLGSLLVFSGCKEESRIDYIDDSMPAPAQVSNVEIVETPGGAIVTYDLPDDPNLAYVKAIYDIRPGITREAKASLYTDTLKLVGYGNTDPHQVSIFTVGKNEKMSEPLTRSFTPLTPPIKETYEALEVVETFGGVQIRFENESKADLSIVLMADTAGTGTMEPVYTLYTAAPEGVFAVRGFDTLETEFQAFVRDRWNNKSDTLSRVLKPIYEQEIPKSTWAAVHLPTDTWKPAESYHLHHLWNNNIVGYAGTIFASTNSSILPQWFTIDLGVSAAISRIVVHQSEPGGHFYKGSGPKRWEIYGSNNPANDGSWESWTLMGTFESFKPSGLPMGQENDEDKQYGWTNGEDCTFIERQPPYRYLRFKTLETYGSSGQVVMAELDVWGQLAE; translated from the coding sequence ATGAATATAAATAGAATTTTGCTGGTGTTCCTCGGTTCCCTGCTGGTCTTTTCGGGCTGCAAGGAAGAATCGCGGATCGATTATATTGATGACAGCATGCCGGCGCCAGCCCAGGTGAGCAATGTGGAAATCGTGGAAACGCCGGGTGGCGCCATTGTTACGTATGACCTTCCGGACGATCCGAACCTGGCCTACGTAAAGGCCATATATGACATCCGGCCAGGTATTACACGCGAAGCCAAAGCGTCCCTATATACCGATACGCTGAAGCTTGTCGGGTATGGCAATACAGACCCGCATCAGGTAAGCATTTTTACCGTTGGAAAAAATGAAAAGATGTCGGAACCGCTCACGAGATCGTTTACGCCACTTACACCGCCGATCAAGGAAACCTATGAGGCCTTAGAAGTTGTGGAAACATTCGGCGGGGTCCAGATTCGTTTTGAGAACGAATCGAAGGCGGACCTGTCAATCGTACTGATGGCAGATACCGCAGGTACTGGCACAATGGAGCCGGTATATACACTTTATACGGCTGCACCGGAAGGAGTATTTGCTGTGCGTGGATTCGATACGCTGGAAACAGAGTTTCAGGCTTTTGTCCGGGATCGATGGAATAATAAGTCAGATACCCTGAGCAGGGTATTGAAGCCAATTTACGAACAGGAGATCCCAAAATCCACATGGGCAGCTGTGCATCTGCCCACCGATACCTGGAAGCCTGCGGAAAGTTATCACCTTCATCACTTATGGAATAACAATATTGTTGGATATGCCGGGACAATTTTCGCCTCGACCAACTCGTCAATATTGCCGCAATGGTTTACTATAGATCTCGGCGTAAGCGCCGCCATCAGCCGCATTGTGGTCCATCAATCGGAGCCCGGAGGTCACTTTTACAAAGGGTCCGGGCCCAAGCGCTGGGAAATTTATGGTTCGAATAACCCTGCTAATGACGGAAGCTGGGAAAGCTGGACCCTGATGGGGACCTTTGAATCCTTCAAGCCTTCCGGCTTACCCATGGGTCAGGAAAACGATGAGGACAAGCAATATGGCTGGACTAACGGGGAAGATTGCACGTTCATTGAGAGACAACCACCTTACAGGTATCTGCGTTTTAAAACCCTGGAAACCTACGGCAGTTCCGGCCAGGTGGTGATGGCTGAATTGGATGTTTGGGGACAATTGGCGGAATAA